A portion of the Toxotes jaculatrix isolate fToxJac2 chromosome 16, fToxJac2.pri, whole genome shotgun sequence genome contains these proteins:
- the LOC121195231 gene encoding tripartite motif-containing protein 16-like produces MAQQEKFSCSICLDLLRDPVTIPCGHNYCMDCIKRYWYEEKQGKVQSCPQCRQDFIPNPVLVKNTMLADLVEELKKTGASAEPADQCYAGPEDVACDVCTGRKLKALKSCLQCLVSYCEQHLQPHYESPAFEKHKLVQPSKKIQENICTRHNEVMKIFCRTDQQCICYLCSMDEHKGHDTVSAVEEMTERQRELKVNQQKIQQRIQDREKDVKVLQQEVEAISRSADKAVRESEKMFTDLILLFEKRRSDVKQQIRSQQESEERRVKELQEKLEKEISELRNKDEELEKLSHTEDHTQFLQNYPLLSNLTDSSESLSFNIRPLRYFEDVMVTVSEARDKLQHVLKEEWTKISQTVTDVDVLLPQVEPRTRAEFLQYSRQITLDPNTANTWLVLSGGNRKATVMRQSLHATIKMLSQIQSTQLSSPCSFYHYKVLSRETLTGCCYWEVEHSGLVVSVAVTYKHTGGTEYERVFGNNNKSWAMYCFADRFEFRHNNIRTSISDPLSSRVGVYLDHRAGILSFYSVSETMTLLHRVQTTFTQPLYVGLGVGYRSTAELR; encoded by the coding sequence TCTGTCTGGATCTACTCAGAGATCCAGTGACGATTCCCTGTGGACACAACTACTGTATGGACTGTATTAAAAGGTACTggtatgaagagaaacaagggAAAGTACAAAGCTGTCCTCAGTGCAGGCAGGATTTCATACCAAACCCTGTCCTGGTGAAAAACACCATGTTAGCAGATttagtggaggagctgaagaaaacaGGAGCCTCAGCTGAACCAGCTGATCAGTGTTATGCTGGACCTGAAGATGTGGCCTGTGATGTCTGCACTGGGAGAAAACTGAAAGCTCTCAAGTCCTGTCTTCAGTGTCTGGTCTCTTACTGTGAGCAACACCTCCAGCCTCACTATGAGTCTCCAGCCtttgaaaaacacaagctgGTTCAACCTTCCAAGAAGATTCAGGAGAACATCTGTACTCGTCACAATGAGGTGATGAAGATTTTCTGCCGCACTGATCAGCAGTGTATCTGTTATCTCTGCTCCATGGATGAACATAAAGGCCACGACACAGTCTCTGCTGTAGAAGAAAtgactgagaggcagagagagctaAAAGTGAATCAGCAAAAGATCCAGCAGAGAAtccaggacagagagaaagatgtgaagGTGCttcagcaggaggtggaggctaTCAGTCGCTCTGCTGATAAAGCTGTCAGGGAAAGTGAGAAGATGTTCACAGATCTGATCCTTCTCTTTGAGAAAAGAAGGTctgatgtgaagcagcagatcAGATCCCAGCAGGAAAGTGAAGAAAGGCGAGTCAAAGAGCttcaggagaagctggagaaagAAATCTCTGAACTGAGGAACAAAGATGAAGAGTTGGAgaagctctcacacacagaggaccaCACCCAGTTTCTACAGAATTACCCTTTACTTTCAAATCTCACTGACTCTTCAGAGTCACTCAGCTTCAATATCCGACCTCTGCGATACTTTGAGGATGTGATGGTGACTGTGTCAGAGGCCAGAGATAAACTGCAGCACGTTCTTAAAGAAGAATGGACCAAGATCTCACAGACAGTGACTGATGTGGATGTTTTACTGCCACAAGTGGAGCCCAGGACCAGAGCTGAATTCTTACAGTACTCACGACAAATCACACTGGatccaaacacagcaaacacatggCTGGTTTTATCTGGAGGGAACAGAAAAGCAACAGTGATGAGACAATCACTACATGCTACAATAAAAATGTTAAGTCAGATACAGTCTACACAGCTGAGTTCACCCTGTAGCTTCTACCATTATAAGGTGCTGAGCAGAGAAACTTTGACTGGATGTTGTTATTGGGAGGTGGAGCACAGTGGGCTTGTAGTTTCAGTAGCAGTCACATACAAGCATACAGGAGGAACAGAATATGAGAGGGTATTTGGGAACAATAACAAGTCTTGGGCAATGTATTGTTTTGCGGATAGATTTGAATTCAGACATAACAACATCAGAACCTCCATCTCAGATCCTCTGTCCTCCAGAGTGGGAGTGTACCTGGACCACAGGGCAGGTATTCTGTCCTTCTACAGTGTCTCTGAAACCATGACTCtcctccacagagtccagaCCACGTTCACTCAGCCGCTCTATGTGGGACTTGGAGTTGGTTATAGATCTACAGCTGAGCTCAGATAG
- the LOC121195244 gene encoding tripartite motif-containing protein 16-like, whose amino-acid sequence MAQQEKLSCSICLDLLRDPVTIPCGHNYCMDCIKRYWYEEKQGKVQSCPQCRQDFIPNPVLVKNTMLADLVEELKKTGASAEPADHCYAGPEDVACDFCTGRKLKALKSCLQCLVSYCEQHLQPHYESPAFEKHKLVQPSKKIQENICTRHNEVMKIFCRTDQQCICYLCSMDEHKGHDTVSAVTEMTEKQRELKVNQQKIQQRIQDREKDVKVLQQEVEAIRRSADKAVRESEKMFTDLILLFEKRRSDVKQQIRSQQESEERRVKELQEKLEKEISELRNKDEELEKLSHTEDHTQFLQNYLLLSNLTDSSESLSFNIRPLRYFEDVMATVSEARDKLQHVLKEEWTKISQTVTDVDVLLPQVEPRTRAEFLQYSQQITLDPNTENRKLVLSEGNRKVTLGQSIFGAFKILMELQSTQLSSPCSFYRFQMLSRETLTGCCYWEVEHSGDVVSVAVTYKHSRGTEYERVFGNNDKSWAMYCFGNRLEFRHNNIRTSISDPLSSRVGVYLDHRAGILSFYSVSETMTLLHRVQTTFTQPLYVGLGVGYNSTAELR is encoded by the coding sequence ATGGCGCAGCAAGAAAAACTCTCCTGTTCCATCTGTCTGGATCTACTCAGAGATCCGGTGACGATTCCCTGTGGACACAACTACTGTATGGACTGTATTAAAAGGTACTggtatgaagagaaacaagggAAAGTACAAAGCTGTCCTCAGTGCAGGCAGGATTTCATACCAAACCCTGTCCTGGTGAAAAACACCATGTTAGCAGATttagtggaggagctgaagaaaacaGGAGCCTCAGCTGAACCAGCTGATCACTGTTATGCTGGACCTGAAGATGTGGCCTGTGATTTCTGCACTGGGAGAAAACTGAAAGCTCTCAAGTCCTGTCTTCAGTGTCTGGTCTCTTACTGTGAGCAACACCTCCAGCCTCACTATGAGTCTCCAGCCtttgaaaaacacaagctgGTTCAACCGTCAAAGAAGATTCAGGAGAACATCTGTACTCGTCACAATGAGGTGATGAAGATTTTCTGCCGCACTGATCAGCAGTGTATCTGTTATCTCTGCTCCATGGATGAACACAAAGGCCACGACACAGTCTCTGCTGTAACAGAAATGactgagaagcagagagagctaAAAGTGAATCAGCAAAAGATCCAGCAGAGAAtccaggacagagagaaagatgtgaagGTGCttcagcaggaggtggaggctaTCCGTCGCTCTGCTGATAAAGCTGTGAGGGAAAGTGAGAAGATGTTCACAGATCTGATCCTTCTCTTTGAGAAAAGAAGGTctgatgtgaagcagcagatcAGATCCCAGCAGGAAAGTGAAGAAAGGCGAGTCAAAGAGCTTCAAGAGAAGCTGGAGAAGGAAATCTCTGAACTGAGGAACAAAGATGAAGAGTTGGAgaagctctcacacacagaggaccaCACCCAGTTTCTACAGAATTACCTTTTACTTTCAAATCTCACTGACTCTTCAGAGTCACTCAGCTTCAATATCCGACCTCTGCGATACTTTGAGGATGTGATGGCGACTGTGTCAGAGGCCAGAGATAAACTGCAGCACGTTCTTAAAGAAGAATGGACCAAGATCTCACAGACAGTGACTGATGTGGATGTTTTACTGCCACAAGTGGAGCCCAGGACCAGAGCTGAATTCTTACAGTACTCACAACAAATCACACTGGatccaaacacagaaaacagaaagctgGTTTTATCTGAAGGGAACAGAAAAGTAACATTGGGACAATCAATATTTGgtgcatttaaaatattaatggAGTTACAGTCTACACAGCTGAGTTCACCCTGTAGCTTCTACCGTTTTCAGATGCTGAGCAGAGAGACTTTGACTGGATGTTGTTATTGGGAGGTGGAGCACAGTGGGGATGTAGTTTCAGTAGCAGTCACATACAAGCATTCAAGAGGAACAGAATATGAGAGGGTATTTGGGAACAATGACAAGTCTTGGGCAATGTATTGTTTTGGGAATAGATTAGAATTCAGACATAACAACATCAGAACCTCCATCTCAGATCCTCTGTCCTCCAGAGTGGGAGTGTACCTGGACCACAGGGCAGGTATTCTGTCCTTCTACAGTGTCTCTGAAACCATGACTCtcctccacagagtccagaCCACGTTCACTCAGCCGCTCTATGTGGGACTTGGAGTTGGTTATAACTCTACAGCTGAGCTCAGATAG
- the LOC121195243 gene encoding tripartite motif-containing protein 16-like, which produces MAQQEKLSCSICLDLLRDPVTIPCGHNYCMDCIKRYWYEGKQGKVQSCPQCRQDFIPNPVLVKNTMLADLVEDLKKTGASAEPADQCYAGPEDVACDVCTGRKLKALKSCLHCLVSYCEQHLQPHYESPAFDKHKLVHPSKKIQENICSCHDEVMKIFCRTDQQCICYLCSMDEHKGHDTVSAAAERAERQRELKVNQQKIQQRIQDREKDVKVLQQEVEAISRSADKAVRESEKMFTDLILLFEKRRSNVKQQIRSQQESEERRVKELQEKLEKEISELRNKDEELEKLSHTKDHTQFLQNYPLLSNLTDSSESPSFNIRPLRYFEDVMVTVSEARDKLQHVLKEEWTKISQTVTDVDVLLSQVELRTRAEFLQYSQQITLDPNTANTQLVLSEGNRKATMMRQSVFAAMARSCEMLKELQTTQTSSLCSFYRFQMLSRETLTGCCYWEVEHSGDVVSVAVTYKHTRGTEYERVFGNNDKSWAMYCFARRLEFRHNNIRTSIADPLSSRVGVYLDHRAGILSFYSVSETMTLLHRVQTTFTQPLYVGLGVGYRSTAELR; this is translated from the coding sequence ATGGCGCAGCAAGAAAAACTCTCCTGTTCCATCTGTCTGGATCTACTCAGAGATCCGGTGACGATTCCCTGTGGACACAACTACTGTATGGACTGTATTAAAAGGTACTGGTATGAAGGGAAACAGGGGAAAGTACAAAGCTGTCCTCAGTGCAGGCAGGATTTCATACCAAACCCTGTCCTGGTGAAAAACACCATGTTAGCAGATTTAGTGGAGGACCTGAAGAAAACAGGAGCCTCAGCTGAACCAGCTGATCAGTGTTATGCTGGACCTGAAGATGTGGCCTGTGATGTCTGCACTGGGAGAAAACTGAAAGCTCTCAAGTCCTGTCTTCACTGTCTGGTCTCTTACTGTGAGCAACACCTCCAGCCTCACTATGAGTCTCCAGCCTTTGATAAACACAAGCTGGTTCACCCGTCCAAGAAGATTCAGGAGAACATCTGCAGCTGTCACGATGAAGTGATGAAGATTTTCTGCCGCACTGATCAGCAGTGTATCTGTTATCTCTGCTCCATGGATGAACACAAAGGCCACGACAcagtctctgctgcagcagagagagctgagaggcagagggaaCTAAAAGTGAATCAGCAAAAGATCCAGCAGAGAAtccaggacagagagaaagatgtgaagGTGCttcagcaggaggtggaggctaTCAGTCGCTCTGCTGATAAAGCTGTGAGGGAAAGTGAGAAGATGTTCACAGATCTGATCCTTCTCTTTGAGAAAAGAAGGTCTAATGTTAAGCAGCAGATCAGATCCCAGCAGGAAAGTGAAGAAAGACGAGTCAAAGAGCttcaggagaagctggagaaggaAATCTCTGAACTGAGGAACAAAGATGAAGAGTTGGAgaagctctcacacacaaaagaccACACCCAGTTTCTACAGAATTACCCTTTGCTTTCAAATCTCACTGACTCTTCAGAGTCACCCAGCTTCAATATCCGACCTCTGCGATACTTTGAGGATGTGATGGTGACTGTGTCAGAGGCCAGAGATAAACTGCAGCACGTTCTTAAAGAAGAATGGACCAAGATCTCACAGACAGTGACTGATGTGGATGTTTTACTGTCACAAGTGGAGCTCAGGACCAGAGCTGAATTCTTACAATACTCACAACAAATCACTCTGGatccaaacacagcaaacacacagctggtTTTATCTGAAGGGAACAGAAAAGCAACAATGATGAGACAATCAGTATTTGCTGCAATGGCAAGGTCATGCGAAATGTTAAAGGAGTTACAGACTACACAAACCAGTTCACTCTGTAGCTTTTACCGTTTCCAGATGCTGAGCAGAGAGACTTTGACTGGATGTTGTTATTGGGAGGTGGAGCACAGTGGGGATGTAGTTTCAGTGGCGGTCACATACAAGCATACAAGAGGAACAGAATATGAGAGGGTATTTGGGAACAATGACAAGTCTTGGGCAATGTATTGTTTTGCAAGGAGATTAGAATTCAGACATAACAACATCAGAACCTCCATCGCAGATCCTCTGTCCTCCAGAGTGGGAGTGTACCTGGACCACAGGGCAGGTATTCTGTCCTTCTACAGTGTCTCTGAAACCATGACTCtcctccacagagtccagaCCACGTTCACTCAGCCGCTCTATGTGGGACTTGGAGTTGGTTATAGATCTACAGCTGAGCTCAGATAG